GGTTGTTTGTCACCCAGCGTATGAGGTTAGGTCATGACGGGCGTTGTGGAGGGATTATTGGTCGGATGCGCAAACTTGTAGGAGCAAGGCTTGCCCGCGATGGCGATCTGGAGGGCGCTATCGCGGGCAAGCCTTGCTCCTACAGGTTCGCGCCGGTTATTCGCCCTGTCTGCGTGCCGGGAAGAACAGTTCGAAGCAGGTCACCCCCTCCACACTGCTCACGCTGTACGCCCCGTTGTGCAACTGCATGATCGTCGCCACGATCGACAACCCCAGCCCATTGGACTGCGCCGAACGCTCGCGGGACTGGTCGACGCGGTAGAAGCGCTCGAACAGCCGGGGCAGGTGTTCGGCGGGAATGGTCTGGCCGTGGTTGCGCACCTGCAGGCGGATGCCCTCGGCTGAGGGGGACGCCAAAATCTGCAACTGCGTATCCGGCGCACCGTACTTGATCGCGTTGGCGCACAGGTTGGCCATGGCGCGGCGCAGCAGCATCGGTTCGGCCCAGATCAGGCCGCTGCCTTGGGCATCGATGTGGATGCCGGCTTCCGCCGCGAGCCCTTCGAAATAGTCGGCCATGCGCTCCATTTCCTCGGCCGCGTCCAGTTCCTGGCGCTGGCTCAAGGCGCTGGCGGGGTCGGTGCGGGCCAGGAACAGCATGTTGTCGAGCATGCGGGCCAGGCGTTCCAGTTCCTCGACGTTGGAGGCCAGCAGCTGTTGATAGGCTTCGATGCTGCGGTTCTGCTGTAGGGCGACCTGGGTTTCGCCCAGCAGGTTGTTGATCGGCGTGCGCAGTTCATGGGCCATGTCGGTCGACACCTGGCCCAATTGCACGAAACCCTTGCCGAGGCGGTCAAGCATGGCATTGAAGGCGTCGATCATCGGCAGCAGTTCCCGGGGCGCGCCCTGGCTGTCGAGGCGTTCATTGAGGTTGCCGACGTCGATGCCCCGGGCATGCCGGGCCAGACGGCGCACGGGCAGCAGGCCGCGATCTACCAGCACATAGCCGGACAATGCCAGCAGAATCGCCGCCACGCTGGCGAACAGGTAGACGTTGAGCCGGTAACTGGCGAGCACGGCGGTGCGCTCGGTCATCAGGCGCGCGGCAAGCACTTGCAGCTTGCCCTGGTCGCCGGAATCGATGGTGGCCGCCAGGGCCGAAAACGGCACGCCGTTGAACGTCGGCAAATGCTGTACATCGCTGAGGGTCAGGGGGTGGTCGAGGGGCGTCGGCGGCAGGGCCGGCATTTGCAGGTTGCCCGGGTTGACCACCAGCAGTGGCGGCTCGCCGGGGGCGCCGATGGTCAGCAGCGCTTCGCGGTTGCCGAGCATGTTCTGGAACAGCGCCGGTTTGCTGCGGATCAGCTCCATGGTGTTGCTGTCATTGAGAAAGGTGCGCAACTGGTCGATGCGCGTGACCAGCGCGGCGTCGTCACGGCGGATCAGCTCGCGCTCCAGATCGCGGTACAACGCCACGCCCAAGGCGGTCAGCGACACGAAGGCCAGCAGCGCAAACACCAGCGCCAGCCGCAGGGTCAGGGAGTGACGCCAACTGGCCCGGCTACTCATGGTTGGGTATCGAAGCGGTAGCCGATGCCGCGCACGCTGTGGATCAACTTGAGCGGGAACGGATCGTCGATCTTCAGCCGCAGGCGCCGGACCGCCACATCCACCACGTTGGTGTCGCTGTCGAAATTCATGTCCCAGACCCGTGACGCGATCATCGAGCGCGACAGCACTTCGCCTTGATGGCTGGCGAACAGATGCAGCAGGGCGAACTCCTTGTTGGTCAGGGTGATACGCGTGCCGGCGCGGGTGACGCGGCGCTTGAGCACGTCGATCTGCAAGTCTTCGACTTGCAGTTGCTCGTCTTCGCGAGTCGGGCCACGGCGGGTCAGGGTGCGCAGGCGCGCCACCAGTTCGGCAAAGGAAAACGGCTTGATCAGGTAATCGTCGGCGCCCAGTTCCAGGCCTTTGACGCGGTCGGCGATGTCGTCGCGGGCAGTGAGAAACAGCACCGGGGTATCGGCTTCCTTGCGCAGGCGGCGCAGGACTTCCCAGCCATCCATCTTCGGCATCATCACGTCCAGCACGATCACGTCGAAGTCATGCTCCAGCGCCAGATGCAGGCCATCAGCCCCGTCGCGGGCCAGGCTCACGGTATAGCCAAGCTCCTG
This genomic interval from Pseudomonas putida contains the following:
- a CDS encoding heavy metal sensor histidine kinase; protein product: MSSRASWRHSLTLRLALVFALLAFVSLTALGVALYRDLERELIRRDDAALVTRIDQLRTFLNDSNTMELIRSKPALFQNMLGNREALLTIGAPGEPPLLVVNPGNLQMPALPPTPLDHPLTLSDVQHLPTFNGVPFSALAATIDSGDQGKLQVLAARLMTERTAVLASYRLNVYLFASVAAILLALSGYVLVDRGLLPVRRLARHARGIDVGNLNERLDSQGAPRELLPMIDAFNAMLDRLGKGFVQLGQVSTDMAHELRTPINNLLGETQVALQQNRSIEAYQQLLASNVEELERLARMLDNMLFLARTDPASALSQRQELDAAEEMERMADYFEGLAAEAGIHIDAQGSGLIWAEPMLLRRAMANLCANAIKYGAPDTQLQILASPSAEGIRLQVRNHGQTIPAEHLPRLFERFYRVDQSRERSAQSNGLGLSIVATIMQLHNGAYSVSSVEGVTCFELFFPARRQGE
- a CDS encoding heavy metal response regulator transcription factor, with protein sequence MNILVVEDEPKAGNYLLNGLQELGYTVSLARDGADGLHLALEHDFDVIVLDVMMPKMDGWEVLRRLRKEADTPVLFLTARDDIADRVKGLELGADDYLIKPFSFAELVARLRTLTRRGPTREDEQLQVEDLQIDVLKRRVTRAGTRITLTNKEFALLHLFASHQGEVLSRSMIASRVWDMNFDSDTNVVDVAVRRLRLKIDDPFPLKLIHSVRGIGYRFDTQP